In Halopelagius longus, a genomic segment contains:
- a CDS encoding glycoside hydrolase family 28 protein, whose translation MSESDTFTFDVREYGAAGDGAELDTEAIQDALDDCAETGGTVRVPPGTYRTAPLRVGDDTTLHLDAGATLRFVRDYSAFPTVESRWEGWNQVGFHPCLFVAGAENVAVTGRGTIDGQGDYWWEFYDTPESEYPDGLTERLAEFEARNDKRDDVSSFTLRPPLFQISESENVTVSGVTLRNSPFWNTHVVYSENVTLHDVNVENPEGAPNGDGIDIDSSRFVRISDTYINAGDDAICIKSGKNEEGRTVGRPAAQITVTNCTVEAGHGGVVVGSEMSGDVRDVTVSNCTFTGTDRGVRIKTQRGRGGVVEDLRFDNIVMRRVACPFVVNGYYFTDIDSDPVPVDDGTPTVRNVHFSNVTARNVSYAGFFAGLPERSFEGISFSDVRIDATRPLDATDVSPAMAENYDASHTFFCKSLGDVSFRNVEIRTPESPAMAFEEVESVELDGLRFRGEGRGSVVTVTDVGTTRVHGCRAPDTEGAFLRAYGPETRRISLSGNDAALEGRVETDDTATDVVVE comes from the coding sequence ATGTCCGAGTCAGACACGTTCACGTTCGACGTCCGGGAGTACGGCGCCGCGGGCGACGGCGCGGAACTCGACACTGAGGCGATACAGGACGCACTGGACGACTGCGCCGAAACCGGCGGGACGGTGCGCGTCCCGCCCGGAACGTACCGCACGGCACCGCTACGAGTCGGCGACGACACGACGCTCCACCTCGACGCGGGCGCGACGCTCCGGTTCGTCCGGGACTACTCGGCGTTTCCGACCGTCGAGAGCCGGTGGGAGGGGTGGAACCAGGTCGGCTTCCACCCTTGTCTGTTCGTCGCGGGCGCCGAGAACGTCGCGGTCACGGGCCGCGGGACCATCGACGGACAGGGCGACTACTGGTGGGAGTTCTACGACACGCCGGAGTCGGAGTACCCCGACGGACTCACGGAGCGACTGGCCGAGTTCGAGGCGCGAAACGACAAGCGGGACGACGTGAGTAGCTTCACCCTCCGACCGCCGCTGTTTCAGATTTCTGAGTCGGAGAACGTCACCGTCTCGGGCGTCACGCTCCGTAACTCCCCGTTCTGGAACACCCACGTCGTCTACTCCGAGAACGTCACGCTACACGACGTGAACGTCGAGAACCCCGAAGGGGCGCCGAACGGCGACGGCATCGACATCGACTCCTCGCGCTTCGTCCGAATCAGCGACACGTACATCAACGCCGGCGACGACGCCATCTGCATCAAGTCGGGGAAGAACGAGGAGGGGCGAACGGTCGGCCGCCCGGCCGCGCAGATAACCGTCACCAACTGCACCGTCGAGGCGGGCCACGGCGGCGTCGTCGTCGGAAGCGAGATGTCCGGCGACGTGCGCGACGTGACGGTCAGCAACTGCACCTTCACCGGCACCGACCGCGGCGTGCGGATCAAGACGCAACGCGGCCGCGGAGGCGTCGTGGAGGACCTCCGATTCGACAACATCGTCATGCGGCGCGTCGCGTGCCCGTTCGTCGTCAACGGCTACTACTTCACGGACATCGACAGCGACCCGGTGCCCGTCGACGACGGGACGCCGACGGTCAGGAACGTCCACTTCTCGAACGTGACCGCCCGTAACGTGTCGTACGCCGGGTTCTTCGCGGGCCTCCCCGAACGCTCGTTCGAGGGGATATCGTTCTCGGACGTGCGGATAGACGCCACGCGACCGTTGGACGCCACGGACGTCTCCCCCGCGATGGCGGAGAACTACGACGCGTCGCACACGTTCTTCTGCAAGTCGCTGGGCGACGTCTCGTTCCGGAACGTCGAGATACGAACGCCCGAGAGTCCCGCGATGGCCTTCGAGGAAGTCGAGTCGGTCGAACTCGACGGACTGCGGTTCCGCGGCGAGGGGCGCGGTTCGGTCGTGACGGTGACGGACGTGGGGACGACGCGCGTCCACGGGTGCCGCGCCCCCGACACCGAGGGCGCGTTCCTGCGGGCGTACGGTCCGGAGACGCGACGAATCTCGCTCTCGGGGAACGACGCCGCCCTCGAAGGACGAGTCGAGACGGACGACACCGCGACGGACGTGGTCGTCGAATAG
- a CDS encoding ABC transporter substrate-binding protein, whose translation MPDSSDWRSDTSSRRRFLKMGTVGGAALLAGCSNQNTTPAPEGGGGGGAGTAGNSAGGGGSSGNRFRVFDPLTSGATPTERHFNPWNPSQTGCWHPGAAVFDRLAVYSPTKNEAYPLMAESWEMSDDTTLEVTISDQWTWHNGDQFVAQDWVMQQQIELAIQASGEEESDPLVNSVEAVDDQHIRIKLNDPLSEIFAVQNTIGIYNGNLARGVFTKHDDDQWSEWHDKLMNGSEEEKSTVIEEITTTKYPKITDDPIGHGPFQVSEVGDDVVVMTKYEDHPHSDNINFEEFSLNLFSTNKPTQPYSTGQVDAAHKGFPVKDDVKKQLPEGHKLFREGRSSNKLFAFNCGHGVEGYDTPFESPNVRKAVAHVFDREQVKSLLQGVNRMFEWAPCRVPGKVLRAGEHESTEWVKDFTLYGQNNTERATQLLEQEGYSKENGTWMTPDGEKFTLNIMNGADRPDISVLKRNLTEFGIDVTQEQVDDATFDERRMNGEYDIMPDGSSANGVTALWSLGLVADWVQSITHYKPEREVPMPVGDPEGSSGTKTINVEEHIRKWQQTGDSQYHKELMWWWNQILPEAEMMYQPDAGAYNSTNWKMDVRDGILNGVDDALYIAPKMKDGTLRYVGD comes from the coding sequence ATGCCAGACTCTAGTGACTGGCGGAGCGATACGAGCAGTAGACGGAGATTTCTGAAAATGGGAACGGTCGGCGGTGCGGCGCTACTCGCCGGGTGTTCCAACCAGAACACGACTCCCGCACCCGAGGGGGGAGGCGGTGGCGGCGCCGGCACGGCCGGCAATTCGGCCGGGGGCGGTGGGTCGTCGGGGAACCGCTTCAGGGTCTTCGACCCGTTGACGAGCGGGGCGACGCCGACCGAGCGGCACTTCAACCCGTGGAACCCCTCCCAGACGGGCTGTTGGCACCCGGGCGCGGCGGTTTTCGACCGCCTCGCCGTCTACAGTCCGACGAAGAACGAGGCCTACCCGCTCATGGCCGAGTCGTGGGAGATGAGCGACGACACCACGCTGGAAGTCACGATAAGCGACCAGTGGACGTGGCACAACGGCGACCAGTTCGTCGCCCAAGACTGGGTGATGCAACAGCAGATCGAACTGGCCATCCAAGCCTCCGGCGAGGAGGAGTCGGACCCCCTCGTCAACTCCGTCGAGGCGGTTGACGACCAGCACATCCGAATCAAGCTGAACGACCCGCTCTCGGAGATTTTCGCCGTCCAGAACACCATCGGCATCTACAACGGCAACCTCGCCCGCGGCGTGTTCACCAAACACGACGACGACCAGTGGAGCGAGTGGCACGATAAACTGATGAACGGGTCCGAGGAGGAGAAGTCGACCGTCATCGAGGAGATTACGACGACGAAGTACCCGAAGATAACCGACGATCCGATCGGACACGGGCCGTTCCAAGTCTCCGAAGTCGGCGACGACGTCGTCGTGATGACGAAGTACGAGGACCACCCCCACTCGGACAACATCAACTTCGAGGAGTTCTCCCTCAACCTGTTCTCCACCAACAAGCCCACCCAGCCCTACTCGACGGGGCAAGTGGACGCGGCCCACAAGGGCTTCCCGGTAAAGGACGACGTGAAGAAACAACTGCCGGAGGGTCACAAACTGTTCCGCGAGGGCCGTTCGAGCAACAAACTGTTCGCGTTCAACTGCGGGCACGGTGTCGAGGGGTACGACACGCCGTTCGAGAGTCCGAACGTCCGGAAGGCCGTCGCGCACGTCTTCGACCGCGAACAGGTCAAGTCGCTGCTTCAGGGCGTCAATCGGATGTTCGAGTGGGCCCCCTGCCGCGTCCCCGGCAAGGTGCTCCGAGCGGGCGAGCACGAATCCACCGAGTGGGTCAAAGACTTCACGCTGTACGGCCAGAACAACACCGAACGCGCCACCCAACTCCTCGAACAGGAGGGGTACTCCAAGGAGAACGGCACGTGGATGACGCCCGACGGCGAGAAGTTCACCCTCAACATCATGAACGGCGCGGACCGACCCGACATCTCGGTGCTGAAGCGGAACCTCACCGAGTTCGGCATCGACGTGACGCAAGAGCAGGTCGACGACGCGACGTTCGACGAACGGCGGATGAACGGCGAGTACGACATCATGCCGGACGGCTCCTCCGCGAACGGCGTCACCGCGCTGTGGTCGCTCGGCCTCGTCGCGGACTGGGTGCAGTCGATAACGCACTACAAGCCCGAGCGGGAGGTTCCGATGCCGGTCGGCGACCCCGAGGGCAGTAGCGGAACCAAGACCATCAACGTCGAAGAGCACATCCGCAAGTGGCAGCAGACGGGCGACTCCCAGTACCACAAAGAGCTGATGTGGTGGTGGAACCAGATTCTCCCCGAGGCGGAGATGATGTACCAACCGGACGCCGGCGCGTACAACTCCACGAACTGGAAGATGGACGTCAGAGACGGCATCCTGAACGGCGTCGA